The sequence below is a genomic window from Granulicatella elegans.
CTTTTCTCATCAGCTCATAGTCTTTTACAAAATTCTTTGCGATGATAAGGCTTTGATTTTCTTTTCCCTGATAGTTTTCAAAGGTATATGCCCACTGAATCATGGATGTGAAACAGATACTTTTTAATCTCTCGATTTCAAGCTGCTTTTGTCTTTCTTTTTCTTTTGCTTCTCTATCTCTATCGCATTTACAAGCTGTCTTAAATATCATCTGCTTTCCGAAAAATTCTAATGCTTTTCCATCTTTTCTTTCATGGCACACTTTACAGTAAGCATGTCCGTCTTTGATGTATTCTTTTTCAGGATCAAAGCTGTATTCCACATCTTCTATCATCACTTTTTCTAATTCTTTAATCATAAATGTACTCCTTTGTTATATTCCTCCCATGTAGGAATATTGGTTTTTTTCTTACTTCCCTGATCTTTATAAAACCAAGAAAGAATTGTTGCTTTATGGTCTTTATATGTCTTTCCGGTACTTTGAAGATAGGTTGATAATCTCTCAATGTAGTTATCAAGCTCTCCTGCCATTTTTATTTGTAATTCGCCTATATCCTCATTCTTTAAAAAAACATTTTGAAATGTTCCAAGTCCGTTTTCCCCAAAACTATATTCTCTCTTACTATACTTACTCTTATTATTCTCTATATAGTTAGAGTCAACATTTTGAACTTCCTGAAGTTCATTTTCTTTACTTCTGAGGTTAAAATCTTTTACTTCTGAAGTTAAGTTTTTTGACTTCTGAAAGTCATTTTCTTTTACCGCTATTATGCTCATAAAATCTTTAACATAAATGACATTCGGCTTACCAAGTCCAAGCCTTACTCTTTCAATCAGTCCTA
It includes:
- a CDS encoding replication initiator protein A encodes the protein MDFDYFYNREAERFNFLKVPEILVDGEEFKGLSAEAIILYSMLLKRTGMSFKNNWVDKEGRVFIYFTVEEIMRRRNISKPTAIKILDELDSKKGIGLIERVRLGLGKPNVIYVKDFMSIIAVKENDFQKSKNLTSEVKDFNLRSKENELQEVQNVDSNYIENNKSKYSKREYSFGENGLGTFQNVFLKNEDIGELQIKMAGELDNYIERLSTYLQSTGKTYKDHKATILSWFYKDQGSKKKTNIPTWEEYNKGVHL